A region of Amyelois transitella isolate CPQ chromosome 11, ilAmyTran1.1, whole genome shotgun sequence DNA encodes the following proteins:
- the LOC106134991 gene encoding probable prefoldin subunit 4: protein MANSGKGTFQPDSDVHISFEDQQKINKFARLNAKVDDFKDELKVKQNDMKNLEEAVDELELVDDDESVKIPYLIGEVFICQNLQNTLKSLEDAKSKKKIEISELEGKCEELKSQMSELKAHLYGKFGSHINLEKEDD, encoded by the exons atggCTAATTCAGGGAAAGGTACCTTCCAACCG GATTCAGACGTTCACATTTCCTTTGAAGATCAACAGAAAATCAACAAATTTGCTCGCCTTAACGCAAAGGTTGACGATTTCAAAGACGAACtcaaagtaaaacaaaatgacATGAAAAATCTAGAAGAAGCAGTTGATGAACTAGAATTAGTTGATGACGATGAGTCTGTGAAAATTCCATATTTAATTGGAGAAGTGTTTATTTGTCAAAACTTACAAAATACCTTA aAATCCTTAGAAGATGCCaaatcaaaaaagaaaattgaaataagtGAATTGGAAGGTAAATGTGAGGAACTTAAATCTCAAATGAGTGAACTAAAAGCACATCTATATGGAAAGTTTGGAAGTCACATTAATTTGGAAAAGGAAGATGATTGA